In Primulina huaijiensis isolate GDHJ02 chromosome 4, ASM1229523v2, whole genome shotgun sequence, a genomic segment contains:
- the LOC140975868 gene encoding uncharacterized protein, whose protein sequence is MRKWGDFKNLDQHIDRRLEKQSSEQIERNRLLLKVSIESVKFLAMQGCAFRGHDESVDSKNRGNYIELINLLGRMNPEIDSILEKTAKNAKYTSVEIQREILKIIAGIVRDKIREEIGESKFCILVDEAIDESNKEQMAIILRYVDRDWFIRERFFEVVHVENTNALTLKKEICNVFNQYNFLIENLRGQGYDGASNMRGEWNGLQALFLKDSPHAYYIHCFAHRLQLALVEVSKEVHDVWRFFSTLTSAINFVVSSAKRHFQLKSIRKDEINDLIESGEIDTGTGARSC, encoded by the coding sequence ATGAGAAAATGGGGAGACTTCAAAAATCTTGATCAACATATTGATAGAAGATTAGAAAAACAATCTTCTGAGCAAATTGAGCGAAATCGTTTGCTCTTAAAAGTGTCCATAGAAAGTGTGAAGTTTCTTGCAATGCAAGGTTGTGCTTTTAGGGGTcatgatgaatcagttgactcTAAAAATCGTGGAAATTATATAGAATTGATCAATTTGTTGGGAAGAATGAATCCAGAAATTGATAGTATTCTAGAAAAAACAGCTAAAAATGCAAAGTACACATCAGTGGAAATTCAAAGagagattttgaaaattattgctGGTATTGTGAGAGATAAAATTCGTGAAGAAATTGGAGAAAGCAAGTTTTGTATCCTAGTTGATGAAGCAATTGATGAGTCAAATAAAGAACAAATGGCTATCATTTTAAGATATGTTGATCGGGATTGGTTCATTAGAGAACGATTTTTTGAAGTTGTCCACGTTGAAAATACAAATGCATTAACTTTGAAAAAAGAGATATGCAATGTATTCAACCAGTACAATTTTTTGATTGAAAATCTAAGAGGGCAAGGCTATGATGGCGCAAGTAACATGCGTGGGGAATGGAATGGACTCCAAGCATTATTTCTTAAAGATTCTCCACATGCTTATTATATTCATTGTTTTGCTCATAGACTACAACTTGCTTTAGTTGAAGTTTCTAAAGAGGTGCATGATGTGTGGCGTTTTTTTTCAACATTAACTTCAGCTATTAATTTTGTTGTTTCATCTGCTAAACGTCATTTTCAATTGAAATCTATCCGAAAAGATGAAATTAATGATTTGATAGAATCGGGAGAAATTGACACTGGTACTGGAGCAAGATCTTGTTGA
- the LOC140975178 gene encoding NADH dehydrogenase [ubiquinone] 1 beta subcomplex subunit 2 translates to MGGGHGHGVTYKGVTLHQPKRWHTITGKGMCAVMWFWILYRAKKDGPVVLGWRHPWEGHDDHH, encoded by the exons ATGGGAGGAGGGCACGGCCATGGCGTCACGTACAAAGGGGTGACTTTGCATCAGCCCAAGCGCTGGCATACCATAACTGGGAAAGGCATGTGTGCCGTCATGTG gtttTGGATTCTCTATAGAGCAAAAAAAGATGGTCCTGTGGTATTG GGCTGGAGGCATCCTTGGGAAGGTCATGATGATCACCACTAG
- the LOC140975179 gene encoding uncharacterized protein, which translates to MITRSKLAKQLREYQIRSKYDWASVSFFSSTSKVISSRVDVAIFVLWELVILAFLVFSAVSLHLKHLRLAVILFCVTLLLILCMKITKQIKLARKRNRRMLLPLSL; encoded by the exons ATGATAACGCGGTCGAAACTGGCGAAGCAGCTGAGAGAGTATCAGATTCGATCCAAATATGACTGGGCTTCTGTCTCCTTTTTCTCCTCGACCTCCAAAGTCATCTCTTCTag GGTTGATGTTGCGATCTTTGTTTTATGGGAACTCGTGATTTTAGCATTCCTAGTTTTCTCGGCAGTTTCCTTACATCTCAAGCATTTGAGGCTTgctgttattttattttgtgttacaCTGCTATTAAtcttatgcatgaaaattacaAAGCAAATAAAACTGGCTCGAAAGAGGAACCGGAGGATGCTTCTTCCATTATCTTTGTAA
- the LOC140975893 gene encoding uncharacterized protein, giving the protein MAAKMANRFRRSLSFPNQHSHSSSEPPKTIHNRSTSLPCRSHPTVSQLGAGIAHIHPWIGSVSASRDSAWLCDGLKRLNAVHDSLVDLLQLPRTRDLLRRGEFSAFIERLLEDFLRFVDVYGRFQTLVLSLKDECSATEMAVRRRDGSDIDSCLKNLNRLGIQIGKLVSDLRYRVGGFSVPASRDDDESELIQTIEDVLQVTSLVSVSLFGGISASFAIRKRSYMGLKSGRWTKNSKIEVGIRKIDMENLWALSKKVKEARTASKKLHELEGCIVEIQGCGEKAFRSLINTRVSLLNLLTL; this is encoded by the coding sequence ATGGCCGCAAAAATGGCAAACAGGTTCCGCAGATCTCTTTCGTTCCCAAACCAGCATTCCCACAGCTCCTCAGAACCCCCGAAAACCATCCACAACCGATCCACCAGTCTCCCCTGCAGATCCCACCCCACAGTTTCCCAACTCGGAGCTGGGATCGCCCATATCCACCCGTGGATCGGCTCCGTATCCGCCTCCCGAGACTCCGCTTGGCTCTGCGATGGCTTGAAGCGGCTCAATGCGGTCCATGACTCGCTTGTGGATCTTCTCCAGCTTCCTCGGACCCGCGACTTGCTACGGAGAGGAGAGTTCTCCGCTTTCATCGAGCGACTTCTCGAGGACTTCCTTCGCTTCGTAGACGTCTACGGGAGGTTCCAGACTCTGGTTTTGAGTCTGAAGGACGAGTGCTCGGCCACGGAGATGGCGGTTCGGAGGAGAGATGGTTCGGATATAGATTCCTGTTTGAAGAACCTGAACAGACTGGGTATCCAAATCGGTAAACTCGTTTCGGATCTCCGTTACAGAGTCGGGGGATTCTCCGTTCCTGCTTCTCGTGACGACGACGAATCAGAGCTTATCCAAACGATAGAGGATGTTCTTCAGGTGACAAGTCTGGTTTCAGTTTCCCTTTTTGGTGGGATTTCTGCGTCATTTGCTATCAGAAAACGATCTTACATGGGGCTGAAGTCTGGGAGATGGACCAAGAATTCGAAGATCGAAGTGGGTATCCGAAAAATCGATATGGAAAATTTGTGGGCTTTGAGTAAGAAGGTTAAAGAAGCCAGAACTGCGTCGAAGAAACTGCATGAACTGGAGGGATGTATCGTAGAGATCCAAGGGTGTGGGGAGAAGGCATTCCGCAGTTTGATCAATACTAGGGTTTCACTACTCAATTTGCTCACATtatag
- the LOC140975892 gene encoding uncharacterized protein — MKNPIKFLPQSSPRRLLGLDWRILLLILFPVTFLVYFSLSSSSSTSAAASVLDSFSGFSHLKSIFIDHTSPNIQNPNPPARGAPVHDPPRGSRIAVCLVGGARRFELTGPSIVERILRVYGNSDLFLHSPLDSNAYKLSLLKDAPRIAAVKIFVPRTIPVTEAQSRVLTAQNSPNGVQGLLQYFNLVEGCLTMIREHQEKNNFTYDWIIRTRVDGYWSAPLGPENFVPGRYLVPPGSSYGGLNDRFGLGDFNTSVVALSRLSLVPQLDSTGLTQLNSEGAFKAQLTDQKVEYTTKPLPFCVVTDRRYAFPPARFGVPVASLSSPGPLSGAKCRPCRPACTGSCVGPIMNGLAKWWSWTEWTNNKLELCDAHNEWENAWEELFDNVAGSNLTSVRKKVWALKMDQCMNWFEEMRRRTAQWIAPQAREICGLGLRQK; from the exons ATGAAGAACCCCATCAAATTCCTCCCGCAGTCGTCCCCCAGGCGGTTACTGGGTCTCGACTGGCGTATCCTGCTCCTCATTCTGTTCCCCGTCACGTTCCTCGTCTACTTCTCCCTCTCCTCTTCCTCCTCCACCTCCGCCGCCGCCTCCGTTCTCGACTCCTTCTCCGGTTTCTCCCATTTAAAATCCATTTTCATCGACCACACCTCCCCCAATATCCAAAACCCAAACCCTCCTGCTCGAGGTGCACCCGTTCACGATCCACCACGCGGGTCGAGGATCGCCGTTTGTTTGGTGGGCGGGGCCCGGAGATTCGAGCTCACCGGGCCCTCCATCGTGGAGAGAATCCTCAGAGTTTACGGTAATTCGGATCTCTTTCTCCACAGCCCTTTGGATTCGAACGCGTACAAACTCTCCTTGCTGAAGGATGCACCCCGGATCGCCGCGGTGAAGATATTCGTTCCCCGAACGATACCCGTCACCGAGGCTCAGAGCCGGGTTCTCACCGCTCAGAATTCACCAAACGGCGTGCAG GGCTTATTGCAGTATTTCAATCTGGTAGAAGGATGCCTAACAATGATAAGAGAACATCAAGAAAAGAACAACTTCACTTATGACTGGATTATTCGAACCCGAGTCGATGGATATTGGTCAGCTCCGTTAGGACCCGAAAACTTTGTTCCCGGACGATACCTAGTTCCACCGGGTTCCTCGTATGGTGGCTTGAATGACCGTTTTGGCCTTGGCGATTTCAACACCTCGGTTGTGGCTCTCTCTAGACTTTCATTGGTTCCACAACTCGACTCCACCGGGCTAACCCAACTCAACTCGGAGGGTGCTTTCAAGGCCCAACTCACGGATCAAAAAGTTGAATACACGACCAAACCCCTTCCGTTTTGTGTGGTAACGGATCGTAGATACGCTTTTCCTCCGGCCCGTTTCGGCGTCCCCGTGGCCTCGTTGTCCAGCCCCGGTCCACTCAGTGGTGCTAAATGCAGGCCGTGTAGGCCTGCGTGTACTGGATCATGTGTTGGGCCTATTATGAATGGGCTTGCTAAATGGTGGAGCTGGACTGAGTGGACTAATAACAAATTAGAGCTCTGTGATGCACATAATGAGTGGGAAAATGCATGGGAGGAATTATTTGATAATGTGGCTGGTTCCAATCTAACCTCTGTGAGAAAGAAAGTTTGGGCTTTGAAAATGGATCAGTGTATGAATTGGTTTGAGGAAATGAGGAGACGGACGGCCCAATGGATCGCCCCACAAGCTCGTGAAATTTGTGGGCTGGGCTTGAGACAGAAATGA
- the LOC140975177 gene encoding serine/threonine-protein kinase BSK1-like — translation MGCCESKENPPRRAEKGQGQWQQQQQYQHHGHRRSSSVNGGGSTGFAEFSLPELKSATNNFSSENIVSESGEKAPNVVYKGRLQNQRWIAVKKFTKLAWPDHKQFAEEAKEVAKLKHKRLANLIGYCCDGDERLLVAEFMPNETLVKHLFHWENQTPEWAMRLRVALYMAEALDYCSNEGRPLYHDLNAYRVLFDENGDPRLSCFGLMKNSRDGKSYSTNLAYTPPEYLRNGRVTPETVVFSFGTVLLDLLSGKHIPPSHALDMIRGKNILLLMDSHLEGNFSAEEATVVFDLASRCLQYEPRERPNTKDLVSTLSALQNKHDVPSYVMLGIPKGEEAPSTPARPLSPMGDACSRMDLTAIHQFLVTQHYKDDERTNELSFQEWTQQMRDMLDARKRGDLAFRDKDFKTAINCYSQFIDVGTMISPTVHARRSLCYLMCDQPDAALRDAMQAQCINPDWSTAFYMQAVALAKLDMHKDAADMLNEAAMLEEKRQRGGK, via the exons ATGGGCTGCTGCGAATCGAAGGAAAATCCGCCGCGCAGGGCGGAGAAGGGTCAGGGTCAgtggcagcagcagcagcagtatCAGCATCACGGCCACCGGCGCTCCTCTTCTGTTAATGGTGGGGGGTCAACTGGGTTCGCCGAGTTCTCGCTGCCGGAGCTGAAGTCGGCTACCAACAACTTCAGCTCCGAGAATATTGTATCGGAGAGCGGCGAGAAGGCGCCTAATGTCGTCTATAAAGGCCGTTTGCAGAACCAACGGTGGATCGCTGTCAAGAAATTTACCAAGTTGGCCTGGCCTGATCATAAACAGTTTGCT GAGGAAGCAAAGGAAGTGGCGAAGCTGAAGCACAAGAGGCTGGCGAATCTGATCGGATACTGTTGCGATGGAGATGAGAGGCTGCTCGTAGCTGAATTTATGCCTAATGAGACTCTTGTTAAGCATTTGTTTCACT GGGAGAATCAAACCCCTGAGTGGGCGATGCGTCTCAGAGTTGCTTTGTACATGGCTGAAGCCTTGGATTATTGCAGCAATGAAGGTCGCCCGCTCTACCATGACTTGAATGCCTATAGGGTTCTCTTTGATGAG AATGGTGATCCACGTCTTTCCTGTTTTGGATTGATGAAAAATAGCAGGGATGGTAAAAGTTATAGCACAAATCTTGCATATACACCTCCGGAGTATTTAAGAAATG GAAGGGTAACTCCAGAGACTGTTGTGTTCAGCTTCGGAACAGTCCTTTTAGATCTTCTTAGTGGAAAGCATATCCCTCCAAGTCAT GCTCTGGATATGATACGGGGCAAAAATATTCTTCTTTTGATGGATTCCCATTTGGAGGGGAATTTCTCAGCCGAAGAGGCTACTGTAGTCTTTGATCTTGCTTCACGATGTTTGCAGTATGAACCAAGGGAGCGGCCAAATACCAAAGATCTTGTTTCAACTCTTTCCGCATTGCAAAATAAACATGAT GTTCCATCTTATGTTATGCTGGGCATTCCAAAGGGTGAAGAAGCACCATCTACTCCAGCACGTCCTCTCTCTCCAATGGGTGATGCCTGTTCCCGTATGGATCTCACTGCTATCCATCAGTTTTTGGTGACGCAGCACTACAAAGATGATGAGAGAACCAATGAG CTATCTTTCCAAGAATGGACTCAACAAATGAGAGATATGTTGGATGCAAGGAAAAGAGGAGACCTCGCCTTTCGGGACAAAGATTTCAAAACTGCTATTAATTGTTATTCTCAG TTTATAGATGTTGGGACCATGATTTCCCCAACTGTTCATGCACGACGAAGCCTTTGTTATCTAATGTGTGATCAGCCTGATGCTGCCCTTCGAGATGCAATGCAAGCACAGTGCATCAACCCAGATTGGTCGACAGCATTCTACATGCAGGCAGTGGCACTTGCCAAGCTCGACATGCACAAGGATGCAGCCGACATGTTGAACGAGGCTGCCATGCTAGAAGAAAAGAGACAACGAGGTGGAAAATGA